Sequence from the Amaranthus tricolor cultivar Red isolate AtriRed21 chromosome 1, ASM2621246v1, whole genome shotgun sequence genome:
GTTATTGGAAAATTGTGTGATTAtcatttagaatgaacaaagtTTCTTTTGCTGGTTGGAAGAGTAAATATGACATAAGGATGGGATGTCATTCGTTAACTTGAGGTTTTGTTAAGTATAATTGATTATATTAGTTGCAACCGCATATGTATGGATCTCAACGTAAGTTACTTTAGAGTAGCTAGAGTTGTAAATTTTGGTTAACGAATAAGGAAATACATTGCAAATATGAAAGTTTATGTTCAAAACCCTGGGTTAAGATAAATAAAGTATGTTGGATTCTCATATAATGGATAAAAGTAGAACTAGTCCCAAGGCTTGGcgttttattgttcatcattgagGAATATGTTTACCACTTTAGGTAAGTTAGGATTAGAAGTGTCTTATGAAAGTTTAGATGCAATAAAGTTTGGAATTTGACAACTATTATTTGTTTGCGGCAAATCTTGTTGAGaaacaaaattggaactaaGTCAGCATGAAAGCGAGACCTTTGCTGGAGGAAAAATTTGCATATGTCTTAGAGAATTAATGGACTTAAGAGGTATTTGTAGTGCTTTGAGATGCTATATTTTGAGGTAGATAGGTAGGAGGATTTTTCATCTAAAAATCTAAGGTATATTCGTTATCTTGGGATTGTCATACTAAATGTTTATGTTGGAGTCAAAAATATGAAATAGGAATTTTGAATGTAGTTATATATTGAAGTGTAggtaaataacaaatttatgaTTTCAGGAGTAAGATGGTTATCATTCGATAAGGACAAATAAGCTTTAGGTTGCATGATGTTCTTATTAAAAGTTGTGTACATTAGTTGACTATGGTGGCATAGCAATTTTATGTATAGTGAGTAGTAGCTTATCGACTTGCATAACCAGCGTCTTGTAAGCGATTGCATGTCATGTTCCACGCATCTCAGCTGAGATACACTTTAGAGACAATTCACACGTTCTGCAGCCGAACAATTGACCTTGGATGACACCTTACAGTACGAGGAGACCCCCGTTCAGATCCTAGATAGGAAGGCGCATGATACACGTTGAGGTAGTATAGCGCTTGTGAAGGTACTATGGTCTAATCACGTTACCGAAGAAGTCACGTGGGAGGCAGTAGATGCCATGAGACGCGATTATCCCTGGTTGTTTGCTTAAGCATTTCTATGTTTATTGCTTTATAGCTATTGCATCTCCTTAGTTTTTGTGagttaagttcgaggacgaattTCATTCTAAGTTGGGGGACATAGCTTTACGATATGTATGTTAGCTAGAGATTGGAATATATGCTGGAGACTTAGTTTAACTTCGAGGAAGAAGTTTATTTCCAGTTGGGTAAAATGAAATATtcgggaaaattaatattttaagacgagtaagtttaagagaattatcagtgcgagaatgatcctaaatacacatgacaaaaaaaagagaaagaagttgtttttaaaagatatcaaaatttcaacttgaaatattTATACTCGAGTCAAGTATTCTTGAAACTGTTTTccaaaagatattatatatactcggataactggcaaaaggagttgaggaccaaacttatcgagaattgcgatgatgttgtgcaagaatgattcgatgcaaagagtttaaaagaaacattttgggaatattgaaagttatgcgttaattgtgtgttaagattaaaaatctataaaggaataaagaatgtagaaaaagtatttgtgacatgttcaattatgggatgagaaattttaattaagggAAGTTTCGAAAGGAAACAAAGGTTAATACAATTAATAGTAACTTAAAGTTATGTTGTAGTAAGTTTGATTGAATGGCCTATACGTGTTGAGGATAatgtaaaaatataattgagaAAGCTTTCAACGGtttttaatgaatgaatgataactttgggactctataaaggttttattgatggtaaaatgtgaattaagaaaaaagggaTCAACTGGAAGTTTAAAGAATACTTAAATTGTGAGATGTTTGACTTTGTAAGTGAGGAAATGTTTggttattaaaggttaaaaataaataaataataataatttgggattgtatgaaactattaatggtaaaacgtgagtataatagaataatggtttaagaaaaaaaaaataaatacgaatttgaatgtctaaaggttattgaagttatttcgGATGAATTTGTTAGGGAATTTGAAGTTTTAAGCGTTAAATGAAGATTAGggttataaatgttataattcaaagtaagttgacaatgatcgagttttgagttattaaaagttgatagaaaaatgaatgtggatatctttaatgaatatgagattcaataaatgacttaaggtattcatctcaaagtatcTCGGGAGTTATAagagttttaattaaaaatttaattgtaattgggaaacaacaagtaagttgatgatttaatatctcaaactaaggatataaaaaggttgaaatgaccaaatatgtaattaaaggtataaaagattttgaagtaAGGTGGTTGATTTAAAGTACATGTGAACGTTCACGTAAAGTAAATCGAGGTtgaagttttaaatttaaaggtttggagtaattcaattgaggttagttgtgttaccaatatgtaattcatcttataTCATTGAAAATTTATAGATATAGTATGTCTTGAATCAAAGTTGGGGAGTAACTAAAGTTTATTTGGTTCTCATTTCACAAAATTCGAGTTATATGTTATGAAGGATGATCAGAAGTGTAGGTATAATTTCGGGGACGAAATTATTTAAAGTTGAGGATAATgtaatagactacatttaataaagtttaattataagtttattaagctgattggggttattaagtaagttaattcgagtaataatattattattttgataatattgactcaagtatttgatttgttaacattttcaagaaagaggtatattttagttaatgtataaaattcgtataaagagtacttcgataaaagtgtattttgattatattttattaattgattactatcttatcgttataaaaataaatttaaataaagtattgaaaaataaattcctaaatgcaataTTTATCCATACAACCAATTacgaaattttacttatttcgtAAATCGTTTATTATACCATTACAGCATGTTTTATATAAGATTGTCTTACGACGAGACGACTTTGatagaatttaatgggtcaaagctGAAAATAAAACCAATCTTATCCCCATCTAACCGACATACCCTTACTCCCTCATACAAAACCCACGGCTCCCACTCCCTCTCTTACCCTAACTCCCTCTTCTATCTCCCTTCTTCCTCCATTCTTTCCCCTCACAGGAAAAATCTCCTACCATCAACACCAGGCCAGCCAGGCCGCAGCAGGCCATGAAGCTCAGCAGCTGCTTGCTTCCTTTTCCTCCTCCCTTTATTGTTGGTAACCACTTTtccctcttttgttgttttgttttcaaatttaaatgttagagttttgtaattgatttggggtttttaaatcaaatttaagcatcaacttgaatttaattagagtatatgagtttaattagtaattgagttatttttagtgttgattagaattggttatttgggttatttgagttctagtatcaaattgagtaattgcgattctgaaatttcagttcataaactgaactttctgttttggctattttggggatggttctgattgtttttgggttcttatgtcttcttgagatttgtagaactttgagtcgcggtcgtgtggacacttgaatcaccccgagatgaggttccgttttgtgctgtccgaatttgtgttgctgtttttgaaatagttagagtcgttttgggattttggtgtcttcatgagatttgtagatcttcgagtcgcgatcacgtgggcacttgaatcgctccaaaatgagtttatatgagagagatatgttcaaaatagtgaaatactagcaagctgtcttaaaaatccataacgaaccttctgttttggctattttgggatcgtTTTAATTGTTTCTGGATTTTAGTGTCttaataagaatagtagagctctgagtaatggtcacgtagccacttaaatcgtctcatttggtttccgtatgagtgagttatgcctgttttagtaagaggtgtcctaaaaccattacggGATTCCTAACTTGGGATCAACAGATGTGGAAATTAAttggataattaaatatttttggatgAAGTATTTGATTCTGTTGAGACTTGTTGATTGTAGGAAGAACAATGACCTTtgtgtttaatcaaatacattctaatagattaagggtcttggtgtaaccttaaatccttgtgaatCTCGATATGTAAGTATGAGATGGATGGACATTGAATTTACGAAATTGGTGGAACATGGTTGTTTATAAGAAAGTATTGGgtaattgatattcttgaatcCACTGTAAGATTTTAAAGGTTAGAATGCTAGCATAACTCTTGGTTAAGctgcggtcttaggaggagatgtaataagttatatgttagtgtcaacccagctgatttctttactaagtctgttccatttagtaagtttaaacattgcttGGACTTactaaatattgattactatgtgatGTAGTAGGCCCTTAGGGGCAGTGTTGGGGAGCTCCTGTTGAAGGCATGTTGGCTTTAAGGTGGAGCTTGCTCGGGGCTTGTGATGCAGGTGGAGCGTTATGAGCTGTTATACTTGGTGACAAGTATGTGATAGGTCTTGATTGAAGACTTGTCGGGATAAGTCTTGGTTGAAGATTTATCGGGATGTACGGTTTATGCATGAGCTTTACATCgggttttggcttgagatatgttcaCTATGTGTTGATGAGGTCGTTTGCTGAATACGAGTtttcgtcaaggtggagattgttaataatggtgactcaaacatGGCAAACACCATTGGAAGAAGATGGGTTCAGGTCAGAGGAtactccgcggggcgcggagcatGTACAGGATGatctccgcggggcgcggagttgctTCTGGTCCAGCTTCGCGGCTCGCGTAATTTTACGCGGGTCGCGCAATTGAAGTTTATTTTCACGGGAACCGTTTTTGGGAAggttacctttatttgtggtccgttatttgtggttacttagTCCCTAAAACCGTCTTTCAagtagttttattataaatacaccTCCTTGTTAGCCTAGGGTggtatgattcacaaattgaaagagagatcacaagagagccatcgtaatttgtgagcgtgattgtaattcatcttgtattctttgcgatcacagtgaaattgtttgttctcggtaccggtggacgtagctatcacgttgatagtgaaccacgttaatttcttgtgtcattttcttgttgtttgcattgaatttcttgttgTTTCATTGTTGTACATCgactttgcttccgctgtcgcacaacaaaaGACAACACCTTTAACTACATTCATAATAAGATTCattagaaaaaataatacaCAAGCAACACAaaactcataaactttataGAATTTCAATTAGAAACTAGAAAAATTAATTAGGGTGGAAGAAAATAACTTACAATGGTGAAGCTACTAAAGGGAGTGAAAGACAAGTGGTTGATATGGTAGCGGTGACCCAAGGACCATGTGGGATGGTGGAGGAAGCACCGAGTGCGGCTGCTCCTGATGGCGGCACAGAGCAGCCCGGCTGCAGATGGGAGGAGAACACGCAGCCTGTTGCTGTTATGAGGAGGCAATACAGGCTGCTGCTACTCGTGGCTGCTCGTGGGGTGGCTGGTGCTGCTCGTGGAGGCGCCAAAACAGTGGGCTACAGTTGTGGAGGCGCAAAAACAGTAAGGGAGAATGGAAGAAAGGGTAAACGTGATATTTGTGAAGTGAGGGCAATGAGCGGTCTCaacttaaaaaccctaactactaaggcccaactaagaaaaccttttttttttttttttgtgcttaCAATTTTCATgcaagtattattttaatttgaatctctttattttagtatttacaaatctatttctattttaaataCGTCAGCCTTTTAAAGTTTATATATACAAGTAACCGATTAAActaatttgatataatttaatatttaatataattataaaatcaccaTGAATTTCTATAGTATTAAATAACGATGTCATATACAAAATTTCACGGAATGTTACAAAGACTATTATCCAGCTAATACATCCCATGTAGAGAAGGATAAACACAACTAATATTACTGACTAACAATCCTTAACACCCCCTCAAGCTTGGGGGAATTCTCGAACGCCAAGCTTGGATAGGAGAAGATGAAACTGATTAGACGGGAGGATTTTAGTTAGCCCATCAGCCAATTGGAAGGAAGAAGGAAGATAAATCAATTGGATAAGCCCTTCTAGGACTTTGTCACCTGTAAAGTGACAATCtacctcaatgtgtttggtTCGCTCGTAAAGAACTAGATTACGAGCTATATGAATCACTGATAGGTTGTCCAAATAGAGGGTAACTGGATGCAACTTAGAAATATCTAACTCCTCTAAAATGCACACGAGCCAAGTGATTTTAGCTGAAGCTGTTGCTAGAGCCCTATATTCAACTTCCAATGAAGAACGAGAAACTGTGGCCTGCTTCTTAGATTTCCAACTAATTAGGAACCTCCCAATAGAAGAAAATAACCGGTAATAAACCGTCTTATATAGGACATGATGCCCAATCGGAGTCGCAGAAGACTTGTAAAGATAGCTTGTCTTGTCGTGGAATGAACATAGTCTAAGGTATGGACTAGAGCATCATAATGCGATGTGGATGGATTCTGCATGTGCTAACTTCGAGATTGAACTGTATACGAGAGATTGAGCCTAGTATTAGTCAGAAAGTTGAGTTTGCCCACCAAAATGCGATACTGGGTAGGATCATAGAACGGATTGGTAGAGTCAAAAATGAGCTTAATGCCTAAGGAGAGAGGaatagccacatgcttgaaaACAGTAATCTCACTATCACGAAGTAATTCATTGGTAAACTTTCTTTGATGAAGAATAATGCCTTCCTTGAGGTGTTTGACTTCTAGGCCAAGAAAGAAATTAATAACACCAAGGTCTTTGATGCTAAAAACTTTATGTAAGTGGTCTTTAAGAATCAGTATTTGAGTCACACTTGCACCTGTGATGatgatcatcaacataaactgccACTATTTTCAATGAATCATCTTTATTTCTAATTAATGAAGAGCGAACATTCGTTTTGAGACTGTTGAAAACCTTGGTGTACAAGCTCATTCACAAGGCGAGTAAACCATTCTCTTGATGCTTGCTTAAGACCATAAATTGATTTCTTAAGCTTGCAAACCTTTGTTGAGGAACCATCAAGCCCTTTTGGAAGCTTCATGTAGACTTCTTCAACAAGATCCCCATGCAAGAAAGCATTATTGATACTCATACCGGGAGGGATGGTCTCTTCTTCATTAGTACATGCAATTGCAGTAGCTTTTCTTCCCTTGTTTTGATTTGGGTAACCAAGCAATTTAAAACATTTATTGATGGTATGGCTACTATTTTTGCAGTGATCACAAAATAATGTGTATGTGTTACCATTATGCTGAAATTTGTTTTGTCTTGAATGTCCCTTCGAGGAATGTAGATCAGTGGCATTAGTGACATCCCTTTCTTGGTTTGATCTTTTATTCGAAAAAAATGCAGTAGGTTCAGTATAATGATGCTTGCGTAGTTGTTTGTGTGTTTCTTCCTGCTGCAAGATACAGTACATTGAGAAATCCTTTGTAATACCGGCATCATGAGAATATTGACCTAATATGTTCAAATCTCTCATCTATCGTCATTAAAAAATGCAAGATTTGTTGATCGGTTTTAACACTTCTTTATTAATTTCACAGTTAAGGCAGCAAATACAAATATGAATGTTTATCAAATTATCCATCTCATCCCATATAGTTTTCACTTGTGTAGAAAAACTCTGCAATAATCATGCCTTTCGTATGTTCAATGCTAAATAATTTCTCTTGAAAACTATAAAGGTGTATTGAAGAAGGTAAACCATATCGTTCTTCAAGTTGTTTCCAAATCTCTTGAGCTAACTTATGATAGAACACACTTTGGAAAATGGAGTCATCTAAAGAGGATAAAATCCAGCCTATCACGATGTCGTTGCAACGGTCCTATGCGTTAAGATCTTGTGGAGTTGCTAAAGTTTTAGGGAAAGACCCATCTTCAAAAGCCATTTTATTCTTGGCACTTAAGGCAAGAGTCATGGATCTCTTCCACTTACCATAGTTTGTTGCATTGAAGATGGTGGGAACAAGCCTAAGCTTGGTCAGAAGGATGGAGATAATAGGTGCTAGTTGGGTTTTTTGTAGCTTCGGTATAGGAATTGCCATTGTGTGATAAACTAGTGTTGTTTGTcatcactaaaaaaaaaaagcaagaaaCCGAAGAAAGAAGatggaaaaaatatagaaaaagggGCTTGCAAAATATAGAAAATCAGGAAGGTTcttgaaaaagaaagaagaaacgAGTATGATGGAAAATGGAAAATAAAAGGTGTGGGTAGAATACCTTTGAAGCTGCAACTTCTGAGCCATACGGAGATACAaaaaagagaagggtaatgAAAAACCCTGATATTTGATACCATGTAAAATATTACAAAGTGATAAAAGGTGTATAAAGTACAACCAAGAAAAAAGAGAGAAAGCAATTGGAGATGAAAGTGATAAAAGTGGTATTTGTATCTTAATACTCTTAATCAATGTCTTGAATAAAGCCAAGAACCAACATATATACAAGCAAGGCAAACAAAcccaagaaagaaaaaaaaaaaaaaaaaaaagaaaaataaagaacgACTATTATCCAGCTAACGACTATTATCCAGCTAATACATCCAATGTAAAGAAGGACAAACACAACTAATATTACTGACTAACAATCCTTAACATAAATTATTATACATAACTCAAGAGAGTAGAGTAAGAGTGAAATTTTGATGCCTATTTGTTGGAGTCTAAATGTCTATGGTCTTAAGTGTACAGAAGGTGGGACATAGGGATGGTAAAATGGACAGACGAATGTATATGTTCTCCCCCATATTCATACCCACCACATACTCACCACCCATGGGGTAAACTTTTCACACCCACGTGATATCAGTGCCTTGTTCCTCAACTAGAAATGTAGTGAATCTCGACAAAAGCTGAAAACATGAATTGAAAAgttgataaaattaataaagcaaGTCAATAGTCTTCTTTGACCAAAATATTCCAgtattttttttggttgaatCGTTTTTCAGGCTATGGATCAAAATGTCCGATTTATGACTCACCAATTTCAAATCATATTTTGGCTCAATTTCAAATTGGATAAAAAATTGACATGTCTAATTAAAAAGCATACTATATTGGCCTGTCTCGTGTCAATCAAATGGAGTCATAACTAAAATTAAACCAGAAAGTAACAAAGAGTTTCCATATGGTTACAAGTTAATAACTCCACGAACAAGACCGTTAAAAGCTGATAATTATAGAAACAGGATGATCTTCAAAGAGTTATCTCCTGAATAAACCTGAACTTTGAAGAGTTCTGCAGTACTCTGCAATAATAGAAGAATTCTTTACCAATTCCCATATCTTGGCAGTGTTTTTCAGCCAATCTCGTTCAGACACAGTTCTTGAGAACGAGGGTCGAGCCATAGACAAAATGTGATCCCTAATTCTCCACATCATTGAATCATAGCTTTCGTAGCAAAATTCGAGAGAGTTATCTTTTTTTCTAGGCACCATAAATAAATCAAGGAGTTTTGAGTCCACACTGGTATCCTCAGCATCACAAGACTTTGGAAAAGAAACATGATCATTCTTGACTGGTCTCGTGAACGAAGATGAATGAAAATATTGCGCAAGAACCTTCTTCATTTGCTCACAATTATGAGGTGAGAGATCATCATTTCGCAACCTacattattagataattttatgaaaaatgcatcaacaacatttcattgctTGGCTCCCACCTAAGGTGGGGTTAGGACTTTGGAGGGGTCGGATTTACACAGCCTTACCCTTGTTATAcacttgttagtgataataaagagatcatttccgattgacccttggtaaACATTATCTGAAActtcatattaataaaaagtgtacataatataatgagtcattttaatatagtccattataatccaaaaccaaagaaatataaCAAACGCATGATAGACCAAAATACTAAAATATGTTGGGTTTCTCTTCTACTGTTTAATAcacttagggggtgtttggtatgagtTTTTTTAAGTCTATGTAAGAGATTCACTTAACCATTACATTAGTTGTTGTTTGGTATGAGATTGGGTTAACTCAATCCATTACCAATGGGTAATGAATACCTTACTTTGTTTCCAATGGATTGTGACTGGTAACCATTTCCTTTTCTTCTCCTCTATAATAGTGCGTCTTTGTAAACAAGAGCTTCAAATTATCATCTTCCTCCTCTCATGCTCTTCAACGGTGGTTTATCTGGTGGTGGGATGATTGTTATATTGGTTTTTGAGaaaatgatgtagatgatgCGTATATGCCCTCTTTTTATCTCATTCCCTTACCTCTCTTTATACTaaacaatatttaataataacacTTGACAATACCCTTACTCCTTTTATCAAATtccctttccattacatttgCGTATCTAATACCACACACCCTCTAAATTGACAttatcaaaacaacaaaaagcTCTCTTAGCTAAGAAAAAGAATAAACTTTGGACTTCCCAGTTTATGAAATAATTCTCATCATTCGCTTACAACAATTTTCCAATGATCTCAcatgttgatttgttttggttcagcTGATCCcatacttttataatttaatGTTTAGGCATTGTAGTGATTCTCTTAGACCCTCCTTCCACCTTTTATAATCAtgtcataaaataaaatttcatataatcatCCTACTTAAGtacaaataaataagaaaaccTACTTGGTATGTATGAAAACAGGTGTTGCTATGTATTCTTCTCCACCTTCTTGAAGTTTGTCCTTGTTATTCTTATCCGAGCCCAAGCTTGAGCTTTGCAGGTGTGAAGTTACTGAGGAAGGATCAGGTAAGCCATGTTTCAATAAGTCCACCTGGAAAACACAAGGACAAAACTCTTGAAACATGACAATAATCTCCAACTTGCTAAAACCAAAGAATACTCTAACAAATCACTCTTAACTCAGCAGGAAAAAGAGTAAAGAGCGTCTTAAGCTGATACTGTTTTTACAAAGCTAGAAGCCGTATAGTTGAACACACAGATATTGTAGAAGCAGCTCAACTTGTACTTGCTATTAGGAAGACATACATCAGCCTAGTGCCTAAAGGCTTAAAAAAAGCTATGAAGACGCATGGAAGCAATAAGTATCTAATAATTAAAGCAGTTAACTGCAGGATCACCATTACTACAGGTGAGACTACTGTTTAGTAATAAAATAAGTATAGGAAAATACCGTTGACATTAAGCGCCACATGTTAGCTTCATGAACTCCTTCCGATACCACCAGCAAAACATGACAAACAGATGCAAGGAGGACACCAAACTAGAGAGATTCCTTGCAGCAACAGAAAGATTAAGTTTCGAATCACTTCTCCTTTCTAAATGCAACCAGTAGCTGGACATCTTAGTTAATTACATTTAGAAGACAAAATATGGTTTCATTGGTGCTAACCTGAATACTTAAAAGCTCATAAGCCAACTCAGATGACAAAGTTTCACCACCTAAAACAGGGACTGTAGACAAACCATCAGGTCTTGTCATTTCAGCCAACACTGATGGACTAAACATAGGCTGCAAGCACAAACGTATCACATAAGAACAGTTGTTTAGTAATGGGCACACCGCAATTTAAAGGACCGATAACCGATTCAATAAAGGGAAaattgtacaaaacaaaccaacctttgctcgatatgctcaaaattatttcaactattgtttatttttaaataaatcctgtaattgatgcaaaataaattcaactgttgtttattcttaaatttttgACTTACAAAAAGCTTTGAAAATAGTTATAAACAATAGATAGATTCTCGTGCCAAGCACGGTTTACGagtaattcaaataaaaagttactaatcatatatatatatatatatatatatatatatacatatatatatatatatatatatatacatatatatatatatatatatatatatatatatatatatatatacatacatacatatatatatatatatacatacatatatatatatatatatatatatatatatatatatatatatatatatatatatatatatatacatacatatatatatatatatatatatatacatatatatatatatatatatatatatatatatatatatatatacatatatatatatatatatatatatatatatatatatatatatatatatatatatatatacatatatatataagtaagatcaaataaaaagaatttcaaaataaaaaggatgagaaggatttttgtttgattttgttttgttattatatatacaaaaaaagatactatgttataaagtaagaacattctaaaaatttatgtcatagtTAATTTTCAGTGtcacatagttacttttacaattatgtgtttttggctcaatcataaccatactttttttattttagtgaaatcaaggatgTAGAattcttcttacccttctcattggatcccttccctatatatatatatagaggaaaTTCAAGTGAGAACCacccttatatgagaaccgtgagaaccaatctgcctgacaaaaaagtgttactttttttgaaaaaaaatgatacttttaggcaaataagtgttattttaagaaaaatattctgaaaaactcacaaaaatgtgttagtttttacataaaaaggtattacttttagaaaaaaacgtgttattttgtatttatattatttttctgaaagtaacatttttttttcctaaaaagtACCAAATCttatcaaaaacaaaactaacatttttttttgtgcaaaagtgacACCTTGTCTgtgaaaaagtaacacatttttatcggagagattggttctcacggttctcatataagcttggttctcactgAGACTTCaccctctatatatatatatatatata
This genomic interval carries:
- the LOC130820614 gene encoding uncharacterized protein LOC130820614, which gives rise to MASSSSGGPGGPKILLAKPGLVSGGPSAAGKFIRGTSVEEDTSSVSIRSRLPPVGSLNLLSDSWDFHFDRFLPFLTDNTEFTVVGVIGSPGVGKSSLMNEIYGFDPTSPGMLPPFAIQSEETRANARHCTIGIEPRISAERLILVDTQPMFSPSVLAEMTRPDGLSTVPVLGGETLSSELAYELLSIQFGVLLASVCHVLLVVSEGVHEANMWRLMSTVDLLKHGLPDPSSVTSHLQSSSLGSDKNNKDKLQEGGEEYIATPVFIHTKLRNDDLSPHNCEQMKKVLAQYFHSSSFTRPVKNDHVSFPKSCDAEDTSVDSKLLDLFMVPRKKDNSLEFCYESYDSMMWRIRDHILSMARPSFSRTVSERDWLKNTAKIWELVKNSSIIAEYCRTLQSSGLFRR